TACTCTTTGGTTGTCTACATAAATAGTTGAAACTAATGTTGCTGCTCCATTTTCTTTTTTAAAAGGTAAATATGCTATATTATCATCAACTGTTAAATAATTATTTACTGGTACATGCTTTTCATAATTAAGTGATAAATTTATTTTTAAATCATTATTTAACTCTTTAAATATTGTTTCTCTTGATTTTGTTACTAGAGTGTTTTTCTTCCTCTCTTTCAATTTAATACCTAGTGGTATTAGGTTGTTATATAGGTTTGATATTATTTCATTATGGTTATTACCTTGTGTAAATCCAAGTTTAGTTATATTTATTTGTTCCGTTAAATTTTTATTTTCTAATCTATTGTTTCTTATGTGATACTCGGATAATTCACAGGCAATATCTAAATTAAAACTTATTTTTTTTGAATACATATATGATATTCTCTCATATGTATCTATCATCTTTATTACTTTTCTTCTATTGTTAAATTCTTCAAAAACAACTCCGATATTTATTTTTTCTTTTGTTATTATATTTGGCATCCATTGGATTATATAACTATTACCTATTATTAAGTTACCATTTAAATTTTCTTTTTTTAATAACTTGTTTAGTTGTGTTGTAATCATACTAATAACCTTAGGTCTTCATTTACTCTTTCATTACCAAGTAAAGATCTCTCTTTTAAAAATACTTCTATAGCTTTTCTTTTATCTTTATCTTTTAATAAAAGTAAATCCCACCAATAATTTAATTCATTTCTTGCTTTTTTATAATACAATTCATGGTTGCTATTTGCTTCTGATATTTTTGATTTTATAGGTAATGGACAGTTTGAGTTATATAATGATTCGTTAAGTTTGTTTTTTGCTTTATATGAAGGGTCTAATAAGTCTGCTTTCCAATTTAAATCGATAGGGAAATGACTATGATCTATTAAAAATATATTATTTTCATCTTCAATTATTATATTCCCACTATTCCTATCTTCATTTGCTATCCAGTCGTCAAAAGCGATAGCCTCAGCTATACCACTCCAGGAAGCAATATACTCAAGTAGTTTTTTACATTCAGTTAAGTCACCTAGCTCATAAAGGCTTTGAGGTGTTTTTCCATTCAAAGCACTAGTTATGAACCCCCAAGGTATAAAGTTTTCATCTTTCACATCAAATTGGTAATTATTAGTGTTAATTAATGCCGCATATTTAGGTATAGGTAATTTACAATGTTTAGCTAAAATATACCCAGTAATTTCATTGATTAATCCTTGTTCATTTTCTTTTTTAAATCTTTTAATAAAAGCATTACTTTGGCTTTCATCGTCATTTCCCCAGTCAACTGAACATGAATATGTATAAGCAGTCTTTCCTATTGGATGTCGACTGTAGACGGCTCTTAGTGCGTGTTCGTCAAGAACTAATATATTTTCTGTGCTCATTATTCTAATGGTATTATTTTTTTTACATTATACTTTCTATTGCATAATAATGACTAGTGAACGTGGCATAAATTAGCTTGCTATTTGTATGTAATTTGATCATTAATCTGCTTTTTTTTAGTAAAAGATAAAATTTGAATTTATATAGGAAGTTTCTATTTACATACCAGCCCATCACTTACTAATACAACCGCCCAAACATGTGCATTTGCATGGTGATTGCTTTACCACTCTCTTTCTCAAACGTTAACCAATCTATGATGCCCTCGCCTGCATTGAACTTAGGGTGCCCATTCATACTATCGATCTTAATCGTGGCGTAGTCTTGATGCCGTTTAATGTTTAATCCTGTGAGGCTATGGCCATCGACAATATAAAGGGTGTTGTCGTTGGTGGTGCAGCTGTTGGTGGTGGCTTCGGTGGTGGCGATAACGCACCAATCATCAGTCACGGTTTTAGTGTCGGTGAGGCCTACTGTGTGTAGGTATACTTCTTTATTGCGCATTACGGCTTCTGACTTGGCGGCAATGAATAGGCCTTTGAGTTCGGTAACTGTTCGTTCC
This region of Photobacterium toruni genomic DNA includes:
- a CDS encoding pilus assembly FimT family protein, coding for MNKNGFTLLEMIIAVAIIAIILVAAAPSFHGLIARNKMERTVTELKGLFIAAKSEAVMRNKEVYLHTVGLTDTKTVTDDWCVIATTEATTNSCTTNDNTLYIVDGHSLTGLNIKRHQDYATIKIDSMNGHPKFNAGEGIIDWLTFEKESGKAITMQMHMFGRLY